AACAAAAGGGTGCTGCAACGTCATAAAATATGGCGTAGCAGCACCCTTTTGCTTAAGGAAGTATATCTATATAAGCTGAATAAAAGAAAAATCACAAAAAGCAAGAAGGATCGGAGGGGAATTTTGGAACTGTAGGAGCGTTAGCGACCGCCTTTGTCCCCGGATTTCCACCGCGAAGAGCGGTAACAATCAAGAAATCTGGGGACAACAGCGGCCGGAAGTCCAAATATTCTCCGTAGTGACTCCTGAGCTTATTGTTATAATCTTAAGTTCAGCCGATATAGTTAGTTCACTTTATTGAGAATGAATTTATCAATCGCGTATTTCACGCCATCTTCATTGTTGCTTAGGGTCACGAAATCAGCAATTTCTTTCAGCGCAGGAATAGCGTTAGCCATAGCAACGCCAAGACCAGCAGCCTCGAGCATCTCATGGTCGTTCCAAGAGTCACCCATAGCCATAGTCTCGGAGAGATCACAACCAAAATGATTGGCTAGGAATTCAAGCGCAATTCCCTTGGTTCCTTCATGATGCATGATTTCTAGGAATTGTGGTTTAGATTTGGTAATATGCACGGAATCGCCGAGCAGTTCACGCAGAATTGGAGCCAGCTCATCCAAGAATGCAGGATCATCGATAATCAGCATTTTTGGTGTTTTTTGAGGAACAAGCTTCTCCCAGTCTGGTTCAATATAGTATGGCGTTTTGTTCAGGTCCGTATAGTCTTTGATTTTTTGATTGTCCTCACGGGCATACAGCTTGTCGTCAATGTAAGTTTGCAAATGCAGATCATGCTCCACGCAGTAAGTGAATAGCTTGTGTACCGCATCTTGTGGCACGTAACGCTCATAAAGCACTTTTTCATCGAGCAGATTCTTAACGAGTGCGCCTTGGTAAGTGATGATAGGTACGTTCAGTCCGGTTTGACGGGCAATGGCTTGAGCGGAAGCATAAGCTCGGCCTGTAGCGAGGGTTACAACAACGCCAGCGGCAACAGCCTCTTCAAGCGCAGTTTGGGTAGCTGGTGTTACTTCCTTGTCATCGTTAATTAGAGTGTCATCAATATCAATCGCGATCAATTTGTACATTTGTCTCTCTCCTTATCTCTTTCTAAATAAATGTAATTTTGAAAAATAACTCTTCTTATGTTGATTCTGACCCGGTTCCGGACTCAGCTCTGCCATAAGCATAGCTCCCAGAATACAAACACAACCGAGCAGAGCGGACATACCAAGTGTTTCCCCACCAAAGGCTAAGCCTGTCAGAACAGCGAATACGGGTTCTGTGGCATAAATAATAGCTACCCGGGAAGGCGTAGTGTACTTCTGGCAGGCGGTTTGAATCCAGAAGGCAAAAGCACTGGTAGGACCAATAGAGATTAAGAGTGCCCAGAGCACATCCGGGTCCTTGATAAGCTCTGCGCTGTGTGCCAGCGGTGCAGCTCCTTCAAAGATAAGCGATGCGACAATGCTGAACAGTCCAACGAAGGCGAGCTGCAAGG
The window above is part of the Paenibacillus sp. FSL K6-0276 genome. Proteins encoded here:
- a CDS encoding Cof-type HAD-IIB family hydrolase; this translates as MYKLIAIDIDDTLINDDKEVTPATQTALEEAVAAGVVVTLATGRAYASAQAIARQTGLNVPIITYQGALVKNLLDEKVLYERYVPQDAVHKLFTYCVEHDLHLQTYIDDKLYAREDNQKIKDYTDLNKTPYYIEPDWEKLVPQKTPKMLIIDDPAFLDELAPILRELLGDSVHITKSKPQFLEIMHHEGTKGIALEFLANHFGCDLSETMAMGDSWNDHEMLEAAGLGVAMANAIPALKEIADFVTLSNNEDGVKYAIDKFILNKVN